The following is a genomic window from Rutidosis leptorrhynchoides isolate AG116_Rl617_1_P2 chromosome 8, CSIRO_AGI_Rlap_v1, whole genome shotgun sequence.
CCAAACTgctatttaaatgcataaaaacctATTTCAACATTTTTGTGTACTGGTTTTTATATTAATTGAGGCAACAAGCGTCGATCGATCTAGTGGCGACTTGACTGCcaattagagcctaaattgaatttcaggcaggctttaaaacccatgaaaatttgattctaccattttcatggcgtcttatTTGTATTGTTACTATTCctctttttttttgtttattttacttatttaactAGTCGTTTTTTTTAATATTCtattttatttacttatttatctatttattttttggccggaggtcccacagaagcaatctctctaccctagAGTAGAGAGAGGGATAACTCTCTCTTTCTGTAGGTGGAGAATTTTTTCTCGACTCGTGGCTAGAGAAACGATTTCTTTTTACTCTagagtagaggaaggattgtctacatctcacctccccatacctcgcatgtgcgggattgggttttgttgctgctgttgttgtttttgttggttTTACCTATTAACATTTAGcacattattattatatctatctaATAAATATTTAAAATGTGAAGGAAACGTTTAGGGTTTGGTCCCACTTGCTTTGATGGTTTTTACTAGCACTAAAATCTACCCATTTTGAACCGTTACCCAACACACTCGTCCCAACCATTTAGCCACCTCTTGGTATTTTTACGAGTAACTACACCAATATAAGCATTTTAAGCAGGTGATTTACTTCTAGATTGTTTACAAATTTACAGGGACTCATTCATGAAGTGTTTACAATGGTATTGAGAGGCTTGTCAGGCACAAAACTCACAAGACCAGGGAAATTTCGTAGTTGTCAGGATGGTTATGCTGTTAAGTCATCCTTAAAAGCTGAAGATGGTGTCCTTTATCCACTCGAAAAGAGCTTTTTCTTTCTACCAAAACCTCCTACTCTTATTCTATATGACGAGGTATTACATTACAATTTACATTATATCCTTGTGTTCATATTAGTAAAATTTAAGGGTTTTATTATTTGGATATGATTATTGCAACTTGGAGTCGTAACTTGTAACAGTCAGTTTTTTGATGTTTAGATTCTGATGATGGATTTAAGGGTTAAATGAGTGGTTTTGGATACTCACTTTAATGCCGTCTTCAGTAATAAAAATGATTATGTGAAGGGTAAATAAGAATTACTAATGTATATTTTGTCGTCTTACCTATTAATTCTGTAAATAACAGTATTTTTTAAATACTCGAAATCTTATTATCGTATTATTACACTTCAAATAGCAGAAGCGCGTCAAAATATCATCGAGCTATCTGATCATGCTTATTCAATACTACTTTCAGAACACACATTTACACTGTATGCTTTAATTTTTAATTTCTCTAGATCGATTATGTGGAATTTGAAAGACATGCTGCTGGAGGATCAAATATGCACTACTTCGATCTTCTTATTAGACTGAAGACAGAACAAGAACATCTTTTCCGAAACATTCAGAGAAACGAATATCATAATCTCTTTGATTTCATCAAGTTAGTACGGTTAACAAGTTATAACAGCAAGTTAAGAGTTAAGACTGAGTAAATCGTCACTTACTTTTCATTTAAACTGATGCAGTTCAAAAGGTCTTAAAATCATGAATCTGGGCGCTGCTAAAGCCACAGATGGTGTTGCCGCCGTGCTACAAGATGACGAGGATGATAATGTTGACCCGCATCTTGAACGGATCAAGAATGAAGCTGGTGCAGATGATAGTGACGAGGAGGTAAACTTTCATCTTTTTATCTGCTATATCGATGCAACATTTGATATTTTCATATAGAAAAAATTACGAGGCGTCCCTGTGGTTTACCCCAGATTTCATGTGGGGTCACTAAACGTTTTGTTTGACGTGCGGGGTCCCAATCTTTACCCTCGTTTCGTGAGGGATCCCTGCAAGTAACTTGCGAGGTCCCCGTACTTTACACTCGTTAACCACAGGGACCCCTCGCAAAATGAGTGTTAAGTACAGGGACCCTGCACGTCAAAAAATAGTTTAGGGACCCTGCATGAAATATGGGTTAAACCACAGGGATGCCTCATGTAATCTTTTCTAAGaaatatatgaaaatatattttaAACAGAACCTATTACACAATCAACCATCTTTGCATCACCGTCGATGAATATTCTACACGTGTGGAATCCTTGTTTCATTTCttacatctttttttttttttttttgtcgttgGTTGATCGTAAATAGTATTTAAACCTGATAAATTTGTGCAGGATGAGGATTTTGTTCTGGACAAGGATGATGGAGGGTCACCAACTGATGATTCTGGTGGAGACGATTCTGATGCGAGTGGAAATGGAAGTGGAAGTGAAAATGAGGTAAGTATTGAGTTTTGCTTTCGCTTAATATTAAACGttctataaaaattattaaattaatatttggTATTTCAGAAACCTGTTAAGAAGGAATCGAAGAAAGAACCTACTATTTCTAAAGCATCTTCAAGTAAGAAAAGAACCAAAGGCGGCGATGATGATGGGTCAAAGAAGAGGAGACCCAAGAAGAAGAAGGATCCGAATGCACCTAAGAAAGCAATGAGTGCTTTTATGTACTTTTCCCAGATTGAAAGACAGGTTAgtctacatatagatatatatatagatagatagatacacacacacatatatagagATCACTCTAGATCACTTTCcattatatatagtttaagttaaaATGAGAACCATAATAAGGGACATAATTGAACTTTTAAATAACACGCACGTATATCATGAATTATCTGTCACCGTTTGTTCAATTTCAGAATGTGAAGAGGGACAACCCTAGTATTTCATTTCAAGAAATGGGGAGAGTTCTTGGTGAACGATGGAACAAATTATCAGGTTTTGTTTTCCTTATAAACAATCCAACATTGATCACATGAATGTTCTACTTTGTCTTTGTAATATTCTTTTATTGTTGTAGTTACTCCATGTTACCCTCTATGTGAAACACATTATCTAAAATCAATATCATGTGAATAATCTTGTGGACATTTAAAAGTTGAATTGTGAATGTGAATAATCTTGTGGACATTTAAAAGTTGAATTGTGAACTTGTATGGCGATATTAACATGCATATTGTGTTTTTGTAGCTGGGGAGAAGGAACCATATGAAGCAAAGGCTCAAGTAGACAAGAAACGATACAAAGATGAAGTCAGTGGCTACAAACCAACAGCAGCACATTCAGGGAACGCATCTGGCTCTGACTAAATACGTTAAGGGGCTTCTTTGAACTGTTTCTTTTTCGACTTTGTTTTTGCTTAAAGATATTGTAATAAAAACAAATTAATTTTGGAACTAAACGGCAAACATCAATTTTGTTTTTGGTTATTGTGACTAATTCTTTTATGCTGGTTTGAATTTTATAGGTGTTATAGATTCTTGCTATGATGCAAAACATGCACTTTATCTTTCGGATTTTTCTAAACATAGTCCTTGGGGCTATGCTTAAGAATTGAATTAAAGCATAAATAACTTGTACATTGAGGTGGTTAAGAGTAGTGGTTGGTTGGTTATTGCTAAAGTACAAATAATTCATGCAAGTCTTTGTTTCTTTAAAGATAGCCCTTGAGGCTATTTTTAGAATTTTGTAACAAGGGAAACACTTCATCGAACCGAATGCTCAAAAACATACAACCAGATGGCGAAGAACAAAAATGGGCACAACCCAAACAAAAACCAATAAAACTCTAGCCAAACAAATTAACGGGATAACAAAACGAAAAAACAACAAGGTGCATGTTTGAAAGCATAATTCAGCACCAAGACAAGAGCAAATAGAGTTACAAAATATGGTAGAAAGTGTTTACTCATTATCTGAACTACAGAGACTAGATTCCACTTTGCAACTAAACAAGTAATGGGTATACTTGACAAATGAAACTACTACAACCAGTTGAATTTCTAAAATCAAAAATGACATAATTGTTAAAACTATGAGTACCAAGACAACCTAAAATCCCAAGAGTTGTTCTTGGAGTCATACGAATACAAACCATTGATAGTAAACAGCCATCGGCAATCTGAGCCACAACCGTAGTTATCCTTTATGTACTCATAAGCATCAAAATGAATTCGCAGTGTCACATCTGACTCCAATTTCGCGTTACAATAAAACaatgttgttttataaatgtttggcttAAAACTCCATTCCAATGATTGACCATACAATAGTGTATGCTGTCCCAAATCGTCATCTAACGATTGACAATCAATAATCATCACCTTATCGTATTCGATCATATTTAAGATTTGTACTGTAACTTTGCCATTAGCTACACAGATTAAGGTGACCATTATGAGCAGTTGTAGCATTTCTACTGTTTTTACTGCCATCGAACCACCGCTGGCCGCCATAATCTTCTTCTCGTTGGTAGTTGGTAGTTGGTAATTGGTAATTGGTAATTAAGATTACTTATAGTGAACCACATATGCTCTAACATGATGATATGTTCTTATATATACGATTAAATGGAGATTTATTAATTAACCGTCATTAGTTGACATAATTGTTTGCCATTACTGTTTTTAAGTTTTGCTATATGGGAATTTGGATGGTACAACAATAAATTTTCAGTTTTCTTGCAAATGCCTTTTAGGATTCTAAGTATCTAATGACAAGTTTTGTACACTTTAATGAAATATTATAAGAAAAATGATGATTAGCATGCTTAAAAGGTATGCTTAACTAAGAGATTGCGACACATGACAAAACATAAGGTAAAGACAAAAATGAATTGTCGTCACCGGAAGTTTGTATTTTAGTTGGAACTTTGGGCGATACAGATTTTCACTGTGGCATCCTAGTAGGTTTTTACATTGTGGCATCGTAGTAGGTTTTTAGAGCTAGCGATCATGTTCTAGATCCATATAAAACAAACTTGTCACCGGAAACAAACTTGGTACCGACCGAATCCGAGCTCACTCTCAATTATATGCATTTAACTTACAATTGTATGTATAGAATTTCTAAAAAAATGTGCTTTTATGTAACTGAAAACAtgcaattattttattctttttatatCATAGGAAATTTCAATGTTATACATAAACAACAATAAAACCCAATACTATATGTGTGTGGtgcatggggaggtgagatgtagacaagaTGAGCAAAAATCCTGAAATACTGAAACCGTACCGGTACCGGTACCGAAATACCGTATCGATGGTATTCGGTATCAGTATCGGTTCATGATTTGAGACGATTTCAATATTGGTACCATTCGGTACAGTACCATTCGATATCGGTACCATTCGGTATCCGTACCCGTGCAAATCACTTCATACAACTTTCACACTACCTTTTATTTCTCAAAATGCCATGAAACTCTTGTCAAAAGATATATTCGTGAATATAATTCAAATAGTATACCAATATTAGTTGTGTGAATTGAAAAAGAAAAGTTGTAAAAATTGGAAAAAAATGTAAATTCAGGAAAACGGGTATAATACCGATAATACCAGTACCGAGTACCGGTACTGAATTCGGTATTCGATACAGTATTCGGTTCTCGATTTTCCTTATTTTCGATACGGCACGGTACGATAGCTGACCGATCTCATCCCTATACAATAGTGTAAAATGTTGAAAAATACTTTAACTAAAAACTGAAATTGCAAATGAGAAATTAAAGATTAAAAAATGTCATATGTTTAATACACGAGGGACTAAATATGAAACCCTGAATATGTATTACTGCAAATCGAACCATTTTCCCTCTCCACACTATTAATTCAGCTTATCAAGCATATCTCTGGGTGCCGGACATCGTAGCTCCGCCGTTACTCCATCTCCGATCAACCGTAAGTACGACATGTGCCCTAAATCAGCTCTTACTTTCATCAATTTCAAGCGCACTCATATACATAAACACAAACGCGCACTAACACATGTTCAAATTTTTACATGCGGACCACAATATATAGATAGTAATTTACTGTACTGTTATTGAATCGTAGGAGGTTTGATTCTATTATATAAATCATCAATATTCAATGTTGAAATTGTAGATTTGTACTAATTAAAGTGGAACTTttaatttagggtttaaggttctATCTGGTTACAAATTAGTACAAATTAGAATCAATTACCTTTGCTTCTTAAGTTTAAGATGATCTAATacttctagtttttttttttttgttctaatgATAAATTAAATTTATATTGTTTGATGTTTACATATGCTGTCTAATTTGTAGGGCTCTTATTTTTTAttctattttatttaattttttttttatttttttgtagtgCTCTTGTAACAGTCTAACTAAAGAAGCTTTAAATATCTTAGAAATAGAAGAGTAGGAGTTATTTCTATTTTATTTTGATTCAATTTACGTCTCGGTTTTTTTCAGGATTATATTTCTTGCGGCTTCGCATTCCAAAAGGATCATTTACAATGGTATTACTCTTTTTTCACTATCATCATTCATCCCTTGCTTACATGTATGTGAAAATACAAGATAGTTTTAGAACCCGCCTCTTGAAAACATTTCAATTATGCTAGTAAGATCAAAGTTTTAGGATTTTTTATTATTTACCAAAGGTTTAAGAATTTCACACGCTATACAATCATTTTCAATGGAGATAGTTAGAGTTTGCTGGTTACTGCACTATCATGAATGCAATATTTGAGCCTTTATACAATTTCCAGTGTTAAGATTTTCGTAATTCATAAGTCATTTTTATCTGAGGTGTATGTGTTTCTTATTCATAAATGTATCAGTCAGGCAGGAAGGAAACAGTTTTGGATTTAGCTAAATTTGTTGACAAGGGTGTCCAAGTTAAGCTCACTGGGGGAAGACAAGGTTAGCATTTAGCAACTATGTACATGTGTACCTTACTTTTTTTGGTTGCATATTACTTAAGATACAATGAAACGAATAAAAATGGATATTAGGTATTCTGTATGTGCTTGTAGAATTTGAAATTTGAAGTGTAGCTGCTTTATTAATTCTGATTTCTGGCCTGTTAAGTTTTCCGTACAAGCTAGATGGGTTTATAGTAGTAACTTGAATTTTCTAAATTTTGTTTAAGAATAAGCATGTTTTTTACGCTTAGAAAGTAGATTTTGCTACTGCCATTTCTTGGGAAATGGGAATTAGCTTGTTCATGTATAAATAGTAACACTTGATTCGGAAGTATGACATGGATATGATGGAATACTGAATAGTATGGTATCTGTATGGGAATTTTCATCAACATGGTATTGACTTGATTATGGATGACACAAGAAGCTTTTAACAAGTATGCAATGTAGATCAAGGATGAAATAAATAGT
Proteins encoded in this region:
- the LOC139861606 gene encoding FACT complex subunit SSRP1-like; the encoded protein is MADGHSFNSISLSGRGGANPGQLKVHSGGILWKKQGGGKAVEVDKSDILGLTWMKVPRTNQLAVRTKDGLKHKFTGFRDQDVISLTNFFQNTCGLPTEEKQLSVSGKNWGEVDLNGNMLSFNVGQKQAFEISLADVSQTQLQGKTDVILEFHVDDTTGANEKDSLMEISFHIPTNNTQFVGDENRPPAQVLREKIMSMADVGAGGEEAVVTFDGIAILTPRGRYNVELHLSFLRLQGQANDFKIQFSSVVRVFVLPKSNQPHTFVVVTLDPPIRKGQTLYPHIVLQFETDTVVESTLTMNDDLFATKYKDKLEPSYKGLIHEVFTMVLRGLSGTKLTRPGKFRSCQDGYAVKSSLKAEDGVLYPLEKSFFFLPKPPTLILYDEIDYVEFERHAAGGSNMHYFDLLIRLKTEQEHLFRNIQRNEYHNLFDFINSKGLKIMNLGAAKATDGVAAVLQDDEDDNVDPHLERIKNEAGADDSDEEDEDFVLDKDDGGSPTDDSGGDDSDASGNGSGSENEKPVKKESKKEPTISKASSSKKRTKGGDDDGSKKRRPKKKKDPNAPKKAMSAFMYFSQIERQNVKRDNPSISFQEMGRVLGERWNKLSAGEKEPYEAKAQVDKKRYKDEVSGYKPTAAHSGNASGSD